The DNA sequence TAATTAGTTGGGAGCTTTGATGACATCCAGCACTGCATCCCACTCACATTCTAATATGTTTACCACACTCCTCATCTATAGAGTATGTACACTTTGTAACTGACATCAGTCTGCAATTACACACTGTTGTGACTGTATGCTGATCCCTTGCAAGATTTTCATTAAAGGACAAAAAGATAACTTGGTCATTGTCAGCTTTTTATCTTCAGATTTCCATCACAGTGACCATGGCTGAGTACAAGCTAGAGGTGTCAACAGGTGACATTACATATGCAGGAACATGGGACCACatatatgtcactttatttggAACTGAAGGGCAGAGTGAACGAACTGAGTTGGACAACTACGGCACTGACTTTACAACTGGGACAGTAAGTTGAATCTAGTTGTTGACCATTATTCATATAAGAGTCTCAAATTAGGTTTATGCcaatgttactgtttattactgttttttgtAATTCATGCATATATAAAGCACTAATATTCATAGAATGGCCTTCATTAGCCCATAGATCCACATGCTTCGTCCTTCCTATTTGTTTATCACATTGATTCATACTTTCTTATTTTGTCGCAGACATAAAGTATATTGTACCTTAATTTCTTTTCACAGACAGGGACCTATACTGTGAAAACCAGTATGTCTCTGGGGACACTGCTCCTAATCAAGGTGGAGAAAGATCCGTTTTTTGTTCTCCCAGAAGATGAGTGGTACTGCTCCAAAATAACAGTGATGACACCAGAGGGAGATGCCATTCTTTTCCCTTGTTACAGATGGGTGTCCAGGGGAGAACTGGTGGAgctgagaggagggagaggtcTGCTTTAAATACCCACAATATgacacttgttttttgttagttATGTCACTTAAAATTTGACTGTTGTGTACTTTTTACATCTAAGCCATTAAGGTTTTTGAGGAGAACCATCCTGTGTTGATTGACCACCGGAAAAATCAGCTGACACTTAAAAAGAGCCTTTACCAGTAAGTTCTCACGTGTGCGCTATGTATTGTACCTAGAGCTGCAGTTTGTCTCAGAAgcttatcattttttttccattttttagaTGGGAGATCACTAATGAAAGATGGCCACACAtcagcagttttaaacatacatCTGAGCTACCAGCTGAACTCATCTTCTCTATGTCCAAATCAAtggaaatacagtacataaagaAAATAGCGTGAGTCAGGTTCCAATATAGTCTAGTATTTGTAAGACAAATAACCATTTTGAAGCATCAGTGTcagtattttgtttaattttctgcattttacatggcttttttttttttttaccctttctGACCTCAGTGGTGCTGAACTCATGTTTAAGGGGCTGGCTGGATCTACTGAACAATGGGAAAGCATTGAGGACATGAAACAAATCTTCTGgtcccaaaaaacaacaatgtcagGTATAGTTTTAGTTCTGCTAGGTAACTCACCTGAACACTAGCATTCTTATAGTTTCATATAAGTGCAAGTAAGTAAACCTGATTAAGTCGACCTGGCCCCACGGTAGAATGAAAAACccatgaaataaatatttaaatcctAGGTGCTGTAATGGGTTTGATACATGATGGTCGGCTCACTCTTAACTGAATGGAGATGGACGGGGACAGATATCTTTTCTAAAAGATTAAATGGTCCTGAGGCACAGCTACGACATGGAAAGTGACTGACAAAAGTCACTCAGCTGATTGGATCACGGCTTACTGCTggccttaaagctgcactaatcaatatttttatattaacgaTGGATGAAATTACTGTGTGTATGCAATTAGAACAGAGGTGCATTACCTGACActattaaatatgtaaattagcTTAAAGTATATAACACTCAATAGTATGAATGAAACTTACTTTCATGCTTAGCACTGTGTGGTTAAGTGAGGGAAAGTCAATATAAATTCAAACTACTATTTGTACAAATCTGTCATttcaatttgaatttaaatgctGAATTTAAACAAAGCTGTAAGGCtttgtaaagaaataaaactatcTCAGTGTCAGGGGTGAGTGCCACAGTGTCATTCTCTGACAACTTTGTGATGCTCTACATGTGGCTCCTAGATATAGAGGACAAATTACAATCATCAATTGTGATTTTCCTAGAGTACGTTAAAGAGCACTGGAAAGAGGATGACTTTTATGGATTCCAATTTCTGAACGGGATCAACCCTAATGTGATCAAGCGCTGCTCAGAGCTTCCTCCAAACTTTCCAGTCACAGAGGACATGGTGAAGCCGTTTCTGAAAGAGGGTACCTCTCTGAAGGAGGAAATGACGGTATGGAAGATGACTGGCTTTAAATGGGTGATAATTGTTGCTTTGAGAGACAATTTGTAGGTTTGAATTTTGATTATACTTGTACAGCAGTGAAAAGGTCCCTGAATATTTCCATGTCTATAATACTGGAAAACCACAATCTTGTACGTTGTGTATgttttccctccatctttcccTCCTATACAGAAAGGCAATATATTCCTCTGTGACTTCAAGAGGATGGATGGATTACCCACCAAGTTGTCAGATAGTGAATCTGTGCATGTGACTGctggtttctgtttgttctACATGAACCCAGAGAACAAACTGATGCCAATTGCAATACAGGTATTTCATTGCAGAGCAAACCAGTAACGTATTCATATTACATATAGAAAGTTCATCGAATAAAATTATTGGTCCCCTCACAGAGAATTTAGATACAGATTTGATGTAACGTCGCGCTGTATCCAGGTTGTTTacagctgtttgttgtttgtattaCACAAAATGCTGTCCaatgaaaaactgttttcactCAATCAGTCAAAAAATGTGCATCTCAATAGTCTTAATGGGCTATAGCTGTTCAAATTCAGCATTAGGACCCTAGTTTATAACCTGATGTGCCAGAtcgtttgttacacagaaccatttGAGAAGTCGTCCTTAGAAACTGTTTGGACAAGTGCAGGCACCATGCCAATACTTGGCATTTCTCATGTGATTTCGTGTGATAACCTAGTTTATGTCACAGAGAAAATTTCCCATTTGTAGGCATTATCAAGTACATTTTAGTAAAATAATGTCAATCACAGAAGTTATCCTGTAATCATAAGGTCAGCATATTTATATGCTTTTgtatcaaaaatgaaaaatacacagtGGTGCATgaggggaagagagagtgagaaaggtGCTTCCCCCTTATGAAGTGGCTCTACAAAAAGTTTTATAATGTGGAATACTCATCACTTTGCATTTTAAGTGAAATAGTATGTTTCAAAGTAGAAAAAATAGCTAAATGATGGTTTTATCACATTCCAGCTGCAACAACAACCCTCTGAGCAGAATCCCATCTTTCTGCCCAGTGACCAGGAGACTGACTGGCTGCTGGCCAAGatgtttattaaaaatgcaGATTCCATGCTTCATCAGTCTGTCTATCACTTGGTTAACACTCACTTACTGGCAGAAGTCTTCAGTGTTGCTGCTCTCCGCAGCTTCCCTGAGATTCATCCCCTCTATAAGGTATATGACTATGCAGTTGCAAATACAGAACTAGGGCTTGTTTGATGATCTGATCAAGACTTTTTACTCAGTTTTCCAATATAACTTACAAACAGTACTAGAAAGACATATGTTTGGTTTTGTAATTATCAGGGGTGactatgtgaaaaatgtttatttagtttatttagtttagGGATGTGCTGCCTGTATTTGCTGATTGGTTTATAGAAATGTTTATGTTCCTTCACTTTAATGGTGATTTTATCATAAATTTTACATTGAATTTAATATTCCTCCCTCTGTTTGCACAGCTGCTGATCCCTCACGTCCGCTACACTCTCCAAATAAATACTTTGGCCCGTAAATCTATTTTTGGACCTGACGGGATTTTAAGTAGAGTACGGATCTTTATcatgtatattcatattttttcaatcaAATGTTGAGACTCTCAATACAGTGTAGTAAAAACCACTTCTATCTTCTGTATTGTTTTATATACTTTTGTGTTCTTAATTACTAGAGTTCACTTGGACATGAGGGGATGACAGAGGTCATTGGAAGGTCTCTCTCTGAGACGACCTACAGCTCCCTCTGTCTGCCAGACAACATCACTGCACGAGGACTGGAGTCTATCCCCAACTTCTACTACAGAGATGACGGCCTGAAGCTGTGGAACATCATCAACAGGTTACTAAAAAATGCCAGTTTGAGATACAGCTATAATCCATACTGAAGCCTTTCCTGAACCCTTTCCTGACGATTGGctgaaatgacttttaaaaataacacCATGATTTCAGAATACAATGTAAAATCatatttgtaaatgtatatttttaccAGATTTGTGAAGGCAATAGTGGGGTACTATTATCCTTCAGACAGTGAGGTGTGTAAAGACTCTGAACTGCAGGAATGGATCCGTGAGATATTCACCCATGGCTTCTTAGGAAACAAAGCCTCAGGTATTTCACCAATGTTCTGATTTTGAAtttgtaaacacaaaacactatATACTGTAGTAGCTTATAGTATATTGCAATTTTCCACACAGATGCagtgaatgacaaaaaaataactgataatgACTGTGTTGCCAACAGGGTGTCCAGGATGCTTTCATGCTGTCACGGAAGTGATCAGGTTCATTACCATGGTGATCTTCACAGTGACGGCTCAACATGCTGCAGTGAACAGTGGGCAGGTGAGACatggctgtgtccaaaatcactccctatttacTGTATGGTGCACTATATTTACCCTAcgccattttatttgagtgtccgAATGCtgagtgtgtaaatatatacacTATTTAGTGCCCCCAAAAACTTGATGGAACAGAAAAAGTAGTGTCCATGGCATGTACACTACTTTTTTAGTAACAATCCCATAATGCAAAGCTCCACATTTCATAGATGTGAAAATTACTGTAGCACAACTCTACAGCTGACAGTAATGATTTATTAATGACAATTAGATAACTAGTGATTGCCTGAAATCTTGATTTTCTGCTCACTATTGTGGAAACTATTCAGTGTCTATTATATAaggagtagtgaatgagtgaatgagtgaataagGGACTGATTTCGGACACAGTCCATGAATATTGGGACAATAGGATACATCTTTGAGTTTTAACAAAtttatgaacaaataaacaaatatttggaGTAAGTGGCAGATCTGCAATGTGTTCTATCCATTATTAGTTTCCTTGTAATAATTCCTTTCAGTAGGATATAAGTTTACTTTTAAAGTGGTGGACAGATTGCATTTCTTATGTAgttttatattcagtttttttgttttttattaccaTTGTTTTATGATTGTCTCCCATGAGAGCTGGGCCAACAACCTGACAGTAATAACGAAAAAATTAAAGATCCACTCCAGACATGTTTCAAGACATATAAAGTAGGGGTGtgtccgaatacaaatacgttattcggcaaagcacaaataatgagttttttatgaatatttgttccatacaaatattttaaaaattatttgtttcgggaagaaaataaaacacgtcaaataccagcacgcaggttggttacatcgctatctcagtctctctctgctccgctgttacatctatcagcgggtctcaatgaggggagtcacatccacctgcaacatgacacacatttcctaatttggacatcactcctggagttgagggtgttccccagctaaagctgagctactgacacatgcgaAGTGCTCCCAtaggactctccataacctgttgttccctttctcctttccacaaagttacgttgtaaaaaataggcaataaatgaaaagtgcaaagcaagaatcacctttgaagttcttccctaaacgttacacagtgtgctgtctctgtgttatgggtgtataaataggtagaggtctgtatGCAACGAGATGATGAGTTAAGTTTTAGCttagtagtcagcgcagtcgtctatgatcaaggagactccagttcgagacccggtgtggggacctccttcgtaaagtagtttattcatgaacacttcttgtaacactttaattttataaaattaaaggcatactaaaacaaaaacaggatttttaagcctcttttcatttttattccaatacaaatacaaataattttgctgcctcaacaaatatagatacaaatacaaatactgggttcTCTGTACATCCCTAATATAAAGATACTtctatgttttaatttgtgtctgatatagtttttctGCAAAGAGATTGCATTTCTTTTGTAGTTTTACAttctgttttttggtttttatattcattgttttatgaTTGTCTCCCATGAAAGCTGGGCCAACAACCCCACAGTAATAACGAAAAAattaaagatctcctccagacatgtttcaaGATGTACAAAGATactgttatgttttaatttgtgtctTACATGGTTTTTCTGCAAAAAGTCAATTACCTGGTTAAATCTTCGTAAAATTACAtctattccttctccctcattgaaaaatccagaatctatgaacatgcaaatttcatttcaaaagttttactGCTAGATTCAACATGTCTATGTCACTGAAGAGTCCACTGTccaagttgcatattggaccaagATCAGCtccaaaactagttgtgatgtcacaaatcatgctcgatTTATACATcctaaactcagatttaaggtgagcctTGAGAAATGACCccttcagcagattaatgtgcatcattctgcacagtaagactcaaacatccaagtgaaggaacaggaagaaaaacagttagaaatgagaaaaaataaaatgtgatgcatATCAAAACTTCTGTTTCTATTTCATTTAGTTTGACTACCACTCCTGGGTGCCTAATGGTTCGATCCTGCTGCAAAAACCTCCTCCAACCACAAAGGGGCAGTCAAGCATGAAGACAATTTTGGAGACGCTGCCAAATGTGGGAGAGACAGCCAGCCTTGCAACAGCGTTTTGGAtactttcagaaaaatacacagacatggTAGGTTTGGTGTTCACAAACGCACACAAATAGTAGAATAATATTTAGGGCtgaaaaattaattgaaattttATTGAAAATCACAATATGGTCTACTGCAATTTTCAAATTGCAGGGGGCACAATATTTGTTAAAGgagaaatgtgtgtcaaaataccattttaaattaaataatgttgtagcctacacatcatattctacagactttagaaaacatctttgtttggtacagagccctgcaaaaatcacaccataatcattttaatatgttctTCAATTGAAATCTTAATAATtctgtaaaaatgatcattccCTCTAATATTGCAATttgcaatatcagtcaaaataatcacaattagatattttttcaaaatcgTTCAGCCCTAATAATATATAATCCATCCACATTTGGAAAGGGCTTTGAAAAATTGCACCACAAGCAAGTTGCTGTGTAAGTCAgatttacagttttgtttttgtcatcttGGCAGGTTCCCCTGGGTACGTACCCTGAAGAGCGCTTTGATGAGGCTCCACCTAAGCAGATGATTAAAGAGTTTCAAAAGGAGTTGTCCAACCTCAGTGAAGCAATTACAACCAGAAACTCGCAGCTTAAAGTGCCCTACATCTATCTGAACCCTGCTGAAATAGAGAACAGTATAACTATTTGAGTCTGAGGGAGCCACTTGTCCCTTTCTGTACTAGTGAACAATATCCATACCTTTTTCAAAACTTGTCTTATATGCTGGGTTGAGTTTCAAACTTTGACTTTGGTAAATAAAAAAGGTGAGGTGGTAGAGActtacagtgctgcttgaaagtttgtgaaccctttagaattttctttatttctgcataaatatgacctaaaacgcAAGTCCATAGTTTACACAAGTCCTACACAAGTCCTTCATGGACTCATGAACactgactgtagccactgcaagagaggctTGTAGTTTCCTAGCTGTTACCCTGGGGTTCCTTGTGGCCTCCCGGACTATTACGCatctgctcttggtgtgatctttgttgttcaacctctcctggggagggtaacaatggtgttggatgtcttctATTTGTACACCATCTGCCTGACAGTCAACTGGTGGAGTCCagactctttagaaatggttttgtaaccctttccagcctgaTGAGTATCAGCAACTCTTCCTCTAgatcctcagaaatctcctttttTCGAGCCATGaaacacttccacaaacctgtgttgtgaagctcagactttgatagtgaagacccagatttctcttctttaaataaggtaGGACCTCCGACACTTGATTGAAACACTCGCCTCTCATTTctgtgtaaggtttttgtctcatttgtttaattgatgtctctatctagttttaggacttgcatggaaatctgatcatgttttaggtcatatttatgcagataCAGAGCACATTCTAaggggttcacaaactttccaGCACTGTATAGTGACATGCTGCACGCTGGGAGAAGACGACCATATTTTGGTTGTATCATGTTAAGTGGGCCTATTGTAGGGTGCCTGTATCTTTGTGTgaattactgtatgtattaCATAGACCTCTCTTTAGGAATAACTTAAATGAAAAGTTTTGGTTGCAAGTGTTTAAGCATCAGCTTGGACCCATGTACGAATGAGTCCACAAAAGCAAACATATGGTGATCAACAATGACATAATGCAATGAAATGTAACTAGTTGGTACTCCTTTAATAAAATAGGTTTTCTGTCATAGTggaaatttttaaaatgatgtcacATGAAACTacggcaaggcaaggcaaggcaaggcaaggcaaggcaaggcaaggcaaggcaagtttatttgtatagcacatttcaacaacaaggcaattcaaagtgctttacatagagcataaaaaaGACATatacaaacaattaaaaattgttaaatttggaaataaaaaagaagctaaaaagggaataagacaaataaaacaagagaataatagtaacagtgcagtgtaaaatattaacccttgtggtttaatgaaaggcagcggcaaacagaaaagtcttcaggtACCTCAGCAGTCAGTAATAATGCATTTATATCCTAGCAGGACCAAGAATATGCATATTTTCTGCCCTCCATTATGATGGCTGTTAGAGGCTGCATTTTCTGTTGCATATGCTGTatattcagtttctgttcaCCTTTAATGATGTGAGTACAAAACATAGAATCTTTATGGTGATGTAGGACTGTTCATGTTTATTGAACACTATTCATTTGCTTGGcttgcagtacaaattaaaaagGAATTTGAATCAGCGTTGTCATTCAGCATGCATTATTGCTTATTGACGTGTAAAAGTCAACATAACTTGAGCAAGATTACAAAAGTAATTGATGAAAAACCTACTTCAATACGGTGTCATTggaaatcttcagatgggccaataaatcttcaggtcacccacaacttagcattaaactcaaaacttataagagaaagactcaaagaaatacacttgaagctggtagagttcaatgtgaataggtttatTGAGcataaagagcaatacaaagcaaaccaaAGCCTTGATCCCAGGATAAAGAACCTAAGgcaaatcataaaacattatattatatacctCTCATAAAACCTCCTAATGTGGAGCTTATTTTCTAGACTCCACCTCATTTGACTTTGACACTTTGGTAATAATCCAGGCATGATTCATCTCAGAAACAATGGTGTCTCAAACTTCTCTGAAATGTATCAATTGCACCTGGCCTAGAAATAATACTGTCTCAGcattttccacatttctcaCATTAAAAATGGGCATAGCGGCCTTCAATCATCGCACACAGAGaatcaaaatgtgacattactAATCATCCCCCTTCCCAACATCTCTGGGAACCGTCTCTTATTGATGTAAATGTTATCTTTGCATATTCATTGGGACATCCCATGTTACAACTGTCTCTTATTGACGtaaatgttatctttgcacAGTTACTACCTAGATTTATATCATGTAAAGTTTAAAATGTGCTCATCTCATTGTGTGTCACACAGTAGCACAATCATTTGAATACTTACAAGATAAGGTAAAGAAGGAGCAGCTGTATGTTGGGTGTATGAAATTTGTGCATAGTTTTAAACTTGTAGGCATAAAAATATCGTAAACACAAATGTCAGCTGTCTGTAGAAATATCAAGTGGACAACATACAATGTCTACGGTATGTACAGGTGAAACCgtttctgtaaactgtaaaaaggATACAAAGAGTGCAAAGGTGTGGAGGGAGGGTGTCCTGTAGCTGGTGATTTCATACAGGCCTCTCCACACTGATGTAGAGTTGGTAGCTGAAAACCCGTTTACAGTTTTCAGCGTCTGACTCTCGTAAATCAACATGTACAGGATGTGCTGAGGGCAACAAGTCTGTACAAGAGCTGGTATCAGTATCTACGGTCAAGTCGAGTCTAGAATACAGGTTTTCAGTACAGCAGCACAGTCAAAcaacaaatcttcacatttgagaatctgggaccatcatatttttgtcattttttcctgAAAAATGACTGCaatttttaatcaattatcaagatagttcaattcaatttttcaattcaattttgtTTATATAGCGCCAGATCACACAAAAGTCATCTTAGGGCACTTTTCAGACACCATTGTTTCTGAGATGAATCATGCCTGGATTATTACCAAATGTCAAGGTCAAATGAGGTGGAGTCTAGGAAATAAGCTCCACATTAGGAGGGGTTAtgagaaatatataatataatgttttgtgattttgcaATAGTTTGTTTATCCTGGGATCAAGGCTttggtttgctttgtattgctctttatgctcagtaaacctattcacattgaactctaccagcttcaagtgtatttctttgagtctttctcttataagttttgagtttaatgctaaGTTGTAACTACATCTGTGTAGTTATTTTGGCATCCTTTTGATctgtttatttcaattaaatcacagcaaaatctaagtttatttacactcaaaccgGCCGTTCTGAACAGAGCTGTTAAGACATGATGAGAAGGCTGCAGTGGTGCTTGATCCTTGCAGTATTTTGACCAAAACATGTCAGATACAATTTATTAAGAACCCAGGGAgctgtgttaacttgtggaaaaggggTATAATATGGCCTCTTTAAAATAACCAATTTAAAGGACTGTGCACTCTTTGCTTCTAGTACCTGACATTCTaattttctatcatttattttggggttaaatgtgtaaaaatgtacagtagatATATCTGAACAAGTACAGATAGCAAGAGATAAGAGATAATGAGCATGTGAGTGTCACATTTAGGTGTAAAGTGATGTACAATGAATTTCATGCTCAACAGCCCTCATACAGTTCATTATGTGTTCATAAAATCGGCAGTGGACCTTAATAAATGCAgagatatcaataaattaggcTTCTGGAGTTTGGTTTTTGAGGATGAAATGGATTTTTTGTACAACTGTGTCCCATCCTACTCACTCTCTAGGCAAAAGAAACTGGAAATACAAGAAAGTTTAGAGTTACACCATCCTGTTATGTGTAGTCATCTCAGAACTATCAAAACTGGGGTGGAGGAGGTTACTATAAGAAGACAAACACAGCCCTCAGTGAAGGAAAACCTAGACCTGCAACTGAAGCTGAACGAGGTAGGTAAAACATCTGAAGGTAAATGTAATAACTTAACTTATCCTTCCTCATGCTATGACAACTAATAATCATATGACAATTTATGTAGGATAAGACCAGACAGACGTTTAGTAATAAGAAGTTATTTGGATGCCTGTGGAAgttttgaaaaaatgtcaaaagctCTTGTGGAATAATTATTTGCAAGggttaagttatttttttaaggaCAGTTTTCACTGAGTGATGTAATGGAAAAACCTCACTTTGCATCACACAAACAGTTACTGCATTTTTGATTAATTCATATTGTATAACCTTGGAACATGTAACCATCTGTGCTCATTATTTTTGACACTGGATCAGAGTAGGGAGTAGCCTCATCTTGGACATACTACAGTTCCTTTTTTAATTAGTTGGGAGCTTTGATGACATCCAGCACTGCATCCCACTCACATTCTAATATGTTTACCACACTCCTCATCTATAAAGAGTATGTACACTTTGTAACTGACATCAGTCtgcaattaaagctgcaagcagcgatgaacgggccctcgcgcctccaTGCACATCAGGCCATGACGCAATCGAAAGTCTTCTGTcatgggcatgtagatgtcttcagacccgggctgttttcagacagtgcaagaaggagataaacatcacttcctttgtccactgttttgcccgCGGCTGGGGCTCC is a window from the Thunnus thynnus chromosome 18, fThuThy2.1, whole genome shotgun sequence genome containing:
- the LOC137169207 gene encoding polyunsaturated fatty acid lipoxygenase ALOX15B-like isoform X1 yields the protein MLMCSAGKSSQKGQNWGGGGYYKKTNTALSEGKPRPAIEAEGAFYLQISITVTMAEYKLEVSTGDITYAGTWDHIYVTLFGTEGQSERTELDNYGTDFTTGTTGTYTVKTSMSLGTLLLIKVEKDPFFVLPEDEWYCSKITVMTPEGDAILFPCYRWVSRGELVELRGGRAIKVFEENHPVLIDHRKNQLTLKKSLYQWEITNERWPHISSFKHTSELPAELIFSMSKSMEIQYIKKIAGAELMFKGLAGSTEQWESIEDMKQIFWSQKTTMSEYVKEHWKEDDFYGFQFLNGINPNVIKRCSELPPNFPVTEDMVKPFLKEGTSLKEEMTKGNIFLCDFKRMDGLPTKLSDSESVHVTAGFCLFYMNPENKLMPIAIQLQQQPSEQNPIFLPSDQETDWLLAKMFIKNADSMLHQSVYHLVNTHLLAEVFSVAALRSFPEIHPLYKLLIPHVRYTLQINTLARKSIFGPDGILSRSSLGHEGMTEVIGRSLSETTYSSLCLPDNITARGLESIPNFYYRDDGLKLWNIINRFVKAIVGYYYPSDSEVCKDSELQEWIREIFTHGFLGNKASGCPGCFHAVTEVIRFITMVIFTVTAQHAAVNSGQFDYHSWVPNGSILLQKPPPTTKGQSSMKTILETLPNVGETASLATAFWILSEKYTDMVPLGTYPEERFDEAPPKQMIKEFQKELSNLSEAITTRNSQLKVPYIYLNPAEIENSITI
- the LOC137169207 gene encoding hydroperoxide isomerase ALOXE3-like isoform X2, with the protein product MAEYKLEVSTGDITYAGTWDHIYVTLFGTEGQSERTELDNYGTDFTTGTTGTYTVKTSMSLGTLLLIKVEKDPFFVLPEDEWYCSKITVMTPEGDAILFPCYRWVSRGELVELRGGRAIKVFEENHPVLIDHRKNQLTLKKSLYQWEITNERWPHISSFKHTSELPAELIFSMSKSMEIQYIKKIAGAELMFKGLAGSTEQWESIEDMKQIFWSQKTTMSEYVKEHWKEDDFYGFQFLNGINPNVIKRCSELPPNFPVTEDMVKPFLKEGTSLKEEMTKGNIFLCDFKRMDGLPTKLSDSESVHVTAGFCLFYMNPENKLMPIAIQLQQQPSEQNPIFLPSDQETDWLLAKMFIKNADSMLHQSVYHLVNTHLLAEVFSVAALRSFPEIHPLYKLLIPHVRYTLQINTLARKSIFGPDGILSRSSLGHEGMTEVIGRSLSETTYSSLCLPDNITARGLESIPNFYYRDDGLKLWNIINRFVKAIVGYYYPSDSEVCKDSELQEWIREIFTHGFLGNKASGCPGCFHAVTEVIRFITMVIFTVTAQHAAVNSGQFDYHSWVPNGSILLQKPPPTTKGQSSMKTILETLPNVGETASLATAFWILSEKYTDMVPLGTYPEERFDEAPPKQMIKEFQKELSNLSEAITTRNSQLKVPYIYLNPAEIENSITI